In Lathamus discolor isolate bLatDis1 chromosome 1, bLatDis1.hap1, whole genome shotgun sequence, the following are encoded in one genomic region:
- the LMF2 gene encoding lipase maturation factor 2 isoform X3, whose translation MAEPPRRVRAVLLAGLAAAYLAAFASLYVQIPGLYGRDGILPARRVLRLSGKGLWEQFRDFPTLLWLGPSLGLDTELGMELLCLLGVLCSFGALLLEPLRDSLVFALLWVFYFSLYQVGQVFLYFQWDSLLLEAGFLAVLVAPLRILSWGPPAWRPHDSVTFWLVRWLLFRLMFASGVVKLTSRCPTWWGLTALTYHYETQCIPTPAAWFTHQLPVWFQKFSVVATYVIEIAVPVLFFAPIRRLRLFAFYSQVLLQALIILTGNYNFFNMLTIVLASSLLDEEHVGRSTGRSKRRNTGSWPPSLGSFLSTLLELSTYSLLLYWSIQYFGLEINWEKRLLESKVAFTYHEFTTWLRAVTLPLVGLAFLSLSWEILAALYRCACVRGCFWKLWAMLQWVIFATAAVGVFAISLVPFTYIELESNGKLWPGIHQAFGAVQRLQLVNSYGLFRRMTGVGGRPEVVLEGSYDGQNWTEIEFMYKPGNVSRPPPVVAPHQPRLDWQMWFAALGHHSSSPWFSSFVHRLLQGQEDVIRLVQVDESQYPFSARPPVYIRAQLYKYWFTSSAEGSSSAAWALPGGVKSHPWLWGGGQAWC comes from the exons ATGGCGGAGCCGCCTCGGCGGGTGCGGGCGGTTCTCTTGGCCGGGCTGGCCGCCGCTTACCTCGCCGCCTTCGCCTCGCTCTACGTGCAGATCCCCG GTCTCTATGGAAGAGATGGAATCCTGCCTGCTCGCAGAGTGCTGCGCCTCAGTGGGAAGGGTCTATGGGAGCAGTTCCGGGATTTTCCCACCCTCCTGTGGCTCGGACCCAGCCTGGGTTTGGATACAGAGCTGGGAatggagctgctctgcctccttgGCGTGCTCTGCTCCTTCGGTGCCTTGCTGCTGGAGCCCCTGAGGGACAGCCTGGTCTTTGCGTTGCTCTGggtgttttatttctcactCTACCAG GTGGGACAGGTCTTCCTCTACTTCCAATG GGACAGTCTGCTGCTGGAAGCGGGGTTCCTGGCCGTGCTGGTGGCTCCCCTGCGCATCCTCTCGTGGGGGCCCCCAGCCTGGCGCCCCCACGACAGCGTCACCTTCTGGCTCGTGCGCTGGCTGCTCTTCCGCCTCATGTTCGCCTCGGGGGTGGTGAAGCTCACCAGCCGCTGCCCCACATGGTGGGGGCTCACAG CTCTCACCTACCACTACGAGACCCAGTGCATCCCCACGCCAGCTGCATGGTTCACGCACCAGCTCCCGGTGTGGTTCCAGAAGTTCAGTGTGGTGGCCACCTATGTCATCGAGATCGCTGTCCCTGTCCTCTTCTTCGCTCCCATCCGCCGGCTCCGGCTCTTCGCCTTCTACAGCCAG gtcctgctgcaggCCCTCATTATCCTCACGGGCAACTACAACTTCTTCAACATGCTCACCATCGTCCTGGCCTCCTCCCTGCTGGATGAGGAGCATGTGGGGCGCTCAACAGGGCGCAGCAAGAGGAGAAACACAGGCT CCTGGCCCCCCAGCCTCGGGTCCTTCCTGTCCacgctgctggagctgagcaccTACAGCCTCCTGCTCTACTGGAGCATTCAGTACTTCGGCCTGGAGATCAACTGGGAGAAGAGGCTGCTGGAGTCCAAAGTGG CCTTCACCTACCACGAGTTCACGACGTGGCTGCGGGCGGTGACGCTGCCGCTGGTGGGACTGGCCTtcctctcactgtcctgggaGATCCTGGCTGCCCTGTACCG ctgtgcctgtgtCCGTGGCTGCTTCTGGAAGCTCTGGGCCATGCTTCAATGGGTCATCTTCGCCACCGCAGCCGTGGGGGTATTTGCCATCAGCCTG GTGCCCTTCACCTACATAGAGCTTGAGTCGAACGGGAAGCTGTGGCCCGGCATCCACCAGGCGTTTGGCGCAGTGCAGCGTCTCCAGCTCGTGAACTCCTACGGGCTGTTCCGCAGAATGACCGGCGTGGGGGGACGGCCCGAAGTGGTGTTGGAAGGCAGCTACGATGGGCAGAACTGGACG GAGATCGAGTTCATGTACAAGCCAGGGAACGTGAGCAGGCCTCCCCCCGTGGTGGCCCCACACCAGCCCCGGCTCGACTGGCAGATGTGGTTTGCGGCCCTGGgccaccacagcagcagcccctggtTCAGCAGCTTCGTGCACCGcctgctgcagggccaggaggaCG tgatccgcCTGGTGCAGGTCGATGAGTCCCAGTATCCCTTCAGCGCCCGCCCCCCTGTCTACATCCGTGCCCAGCTCTACAAGTACTGGTTCACCAGCAGCGCCGAGGGCAG ctcctcagcagcctgggctctgcctggGGGTGTCAAGAGCCACCCATGGCTGTGGGGGGGGGGCCAGGCATGGTGCTGA
- the LMF2 gene encoding lipase maturation factor 2 isoform X1 — MAEPPRRVRAVLLAGLAAAYLAAFASLYVQIPGLYGRDGILPARRVLRLSGKGLWEQFRDFPTLLWLGPSLGLDTELGMELLCLLGVLCSFGALLLEPLRDSLVFALLWVFYFSLYQVGQVFLYFQWDSLLLEAGFLAVLVAPLRILSWGPPAWRPHDSVTFWLVRWLLFRLMFASGVVKLTSRCPTWWGLTALTYHYETQCIPTPAAWFTHQLPVWFQKFSVVATYVIEIAVPVLFFAPIRRLRLFAFYSQVLLQALIILTGNYNFFNMLTIVLASSLLDEEHVGRSTGRSKRRNTGSWPPSLGSFLSTLLELSTYSLLLYWSIQYFGLEINWEKRLLESKVAFTYHEFTTWLRAVTLPLVGLAFLSLSWEILAALYRCACVRGCFWKLWAMLQWVIFATAAVGVFAISLVPFTYIELESNGKLWPGIHQAFGAVQRLQLVNSYGLFRRMTGVGGRPEVVLEGSYDGQNWTEIEFMYKPGNVSRPPPVVAPHQPRLDWQMWFAALGHHSSSPWFSSFVHRLLQGQEDVIRLVQVDESQYPFSARPPVYIRAQLYKYWFTSSAEGSHSWWRRQRVQEFFPTVSLGDPMLENLLNQHGLKQDKTPARRPLATVLPRVLQSLRQLCRPVPSPAILWSLYLVVATACLLRALRRQCRGGAPPACHKGPRRGDPADRGGTEKNGHMRRREPQERGESRACSGPEACGGGRHGTKRKK, encoded by the exons ATGGCGGAGCCGCCTCGGCGGGTGCGGGCGGTTCTCTTGGCCGGGCTGGCCGCCGCTTACCTCGCCGCCTTCGCCTCGCTCTACGTGCAGATCCCCG GTCTCTATGGAAGAGATGGAATCCTGCCTGCTCGCAGAGTGCTGCGCCTCAGTGGGAAGGGTCTATGGGAGCAGTTCCGGGATTTTCCCACCCTCCTGTGGCTCGGACCCAGCCTGGGTTTGGATACAGAGCTGGGAatggagctgctctgcctccttgGCGTGCTCTGCTCCTTCGGTGCCTTGCTGCTGGAGCCCCTGAGGGACAGCCTGGTCTTTGCGTTGCTCTGggtgttttatttctcactCTACCAG GTGGGACAGGTCTTCCTCTACTTCCAATG GGACAGTCTGCTGCTGGAAGCGGGGTTCCTGGCCGTGCTGGTGGCTCCCCTGCGCATCCTCTCGTGGGGGCCCCCAGCCTGGCGCCCCCACGACAGCGTCACCTTCTGGCTCGTGCGCTGGCTGCTCTTCCGCCTCATGTTCGCCTCGGGGGTGGTGAAGCTCACCAGCCGCTGCCCCACATGGTGGGGGCTCACAG CTCTCACCTACCACTACGAGACCCAGTGCATCCCCACGCCAGCTGCATGGTTCACGCACCAGCTCCCGGTGTGGTTCCAGAAGTTCAGTGTGGTGGCCACCTATGTCATCGAGATCGCTGTCCCTGTCCTCTTCTTCGCTCCCATCCGCCGGCTCCGGCTCTTCGCCTTCTACAGCCAG gtcctgctgcaggCCCTCATTATCCTCACGGGCAACTACAACTTCTTCAACATGCTCACCATCGTCCTGGCCTCCTCCCTGCTGGATGAGGAGCATGTGGGGCGCTCAACAGGGCGCAGCAAGAGGAGAAACACAGGCT CCTGGCCCCCCAGCCTCGGGTCCTTCCTGTCCacgctgctggagctgagcaccTACAGCCTCCTGCTCTACTGGAGCATTCAGTACTTCGGCCTGGAGATCAACTGGGAGAAGAGGCTGCTGGAGTCCAAAGTGG CCTTCACCTACCACGAGTTCACGACGTGGCTGCGGGCGGTGACGCTGCCGCTGGTGGGACTGGCCTtcctctcactgtcctgggaGATCCTGGCTGCCCTGTACCG ctgtgcctgtgtCCGTGGCTGCTTCTGGAAGCTCTGGGCCATGCTTCAATGGGTCATCTTCGCCACCGCAGCCGTGGGGGTATTTGCCATCAGCCTG GTGCCCTTCACCTACATAGAGCTTGAGTCGAACGGGAAGCTGTGGCCCGGCATCCACCAGGCGTTTGGCGCAGTGCAGCGTCTCCAGCTCGTGAACTCCTACGGGCTGTTCCGCAGAATGACCGGCGTGGGGGGACGGCCCGAAGTGGTGTTGGAAGGCAGCTACGATGGGCAGAACTGGACG GAGATCGAGTTCATGTACAAGCCAGGGAACGTGAGCAGGCCTCCCCCCGTGGTGGCCCCACACCAGCCCCGGCTCGACTGGCAGATGTGGTTTGCGGCCCTGGgccaccacagcagcagcccctggtTCAGCAGCTTCGTGCACCGcctgctgcagggccaggaggaCG tgatccgcCTGGTGCAGGTCGATGAGTCCCAGTATCCCTTCAGCGCCCGCCCCCCTGTCTACATCCGTGCCCAGCTCTACAAGTACTGGTTCACCAGCAGCGCCGAGGGCAG CCACTCGTGGTGGCGTCGGCAGCGGGTGCAGGAGTTCTTCCCCACTGTGTCCCTGGGTGATCCCATGCTGGAGAACCTGCTCAACCAGCACGGGCTGAAG CAGGACAAGACCCCAGCAAGGCGCCCATTGGCCACGGTGCTGCCACGGGTGCTCCAGTCGCTGCGCCAGCTCTGCCGCCCTGTGCCCAGCCCCGCCATCCTCTGGTCCCTCTACCTGGTGGTGGCCACTGCCTGCCTCCTGCGAGCCCTGCGCCGCCAGTGCCGGGGGGGGGCACCCCCCGCCTGCCACAAAGGGCCCCGGCGCGGGGACCCTGCGGACAGGGGGGGCACGGAGAAGAACGGGCACATGCGGAGGAGGGAGCCCCAGGAGAGGGGTGAGAGCCGGGCCTGCAGTGGCCCCGAGGCCTGCGGGGGTGGCCGCCATGGCACCAAGAGGAAGAAGTAG
- the LMF2 gene encoding lipase maturation factor 2 isoform X2 — MAEPPRRVRAVLLAGLAAAYLAAFASLYVQIPGLYGRDGILPARRVLRLSGKGLWEQFRDFPTLLWLGPSLGLDTELGMELLCLLGVLCSFGALLLEPLRDSLVFALLWVFYFSLYQVGQVFLYFQWDSLLLEAGFLAVLVAPLRILSWGPPAWRPHDSVTFWLVRWLLFRLMFASGVVKLTSRCPTWWGLTALTYHYETQCIPTPAAWFTHQLPVWFQKFSVVATYVIEIAVPVLFFAPIRRLRLFAFYSQVLLQALIILTGNYNFFNMLTIVLASSLLDEEHVGRSTGRSKRRNTGSWPPSLGSFLSTLLELSTYSLLLYWSIQYFGLEINWEKRLLESKVAFTYHEFTTWLRAVTLPLVGLAFLSLSWEILAALYRCACVRGCFWKLWAMLQWVIFATAAVGVFAISLVPFTYIELESNGKLWPGIHQAFGAVQRLQLVNSYGLFRRMTGVGGRPEVVLEGSYDGQNWTEIEFMYKPGNVSRPPPVVAPHQPRLDWQMWFAALGHHSSSPWFSSFVHRLLQGQEDVIRLVQVDESQYPFSARPPVYIRAQLYKYWFTSSAEGSHSWWRRQRVQEFFPTVSLGDPMLENLLNQHGLKDKTPARRPLATVLPRVLQSLRQLCRPVPSPAILWSLYLVVATACLLRALRRQCRGGAPPACHKGPRRGDPADRGGTEKNGHMRRREPQERGESRACSGPEACGGGRHGTKRKK; from the exons ATGGCGGAGCCGCCTCGGCGGGTGCGGGCGGTTCTCTTGGCCGGGCTGGCCGCCGCTTACCTCGCCGCCTTCGCCTCGCTCTACGTGCAGATCCCCG GTCTCTATGGAAGAGATGGAATCCTGCCTGCTCGCAGAGTGCTGCGCCTCAGTGGGAAGGGTCTATGGGAGCAGTTCCGGGATTTTCCCACCCTCCTGTGGCTCGGACCCAGCCTGGGTTTGGATACAGAGCTGGGAatggagctgctctgcctccttgGCGTGCTCTGCTCCTTCGGTGCCTTGCTGCTGGAGCCCCTGAGGGACAGCCTGGTCTTTGCGTTGCTCTGggtgttttatttctcactCTACCAG GTGGGACAGGTCTTCCTCTACTTCCAATG GGACAGTCTGCTGCTGGAAGCGGGGTTCCTGGCCGTGCTGGTGGCTCCCCTGCGCATCCTCTCGTGGGGGCCCCCAGCCTGGCGCCCCCACGACAGCGTCACCTTCTGGCTCGTGCGCTGGCTGCTCTTCCGCCTCATGTTCGCCTCGGGGGTGGTGAAGCTCACCAGCCGCTGCCCCACATGGTGGGGGCTCACAG CTCTCACCTACCACTACGAGACCCAGTGCATCCCCACGCCAGCTGCATGGTTCACGCACCAGCTCCCGGTGTGGTTCCAGAAGTTCAGTGTGGTGGCCACCTATGTCATCGAGATCGCTGTCCCTGTCCTCTTCTTCGCTCCCATCCGCCGGCTCCGGCTCTTCGCCTTCTACAGCCAG gtcctgctgcaggCCCTCATTATCCTCACGGGCAACTACAACTTCTTCAACATGCTCACCATCGTCCTGGCCTCCTCCCTGCTGGATGAGGAGCATGTGGGGCGCTCAACAGGGCGCAGCAAGAGGAGAAACACAGGCT CCTGGCCCCCCAGCCTCGGGTCCTTCCTGTCCacgctgctggagctgagcaccTACAGCCTCCTGCTCTACTGGAGCATTCAGTACTTCGGCCTGGAGATCAACTGGGAGAAGAGGCTGCTGGAGTCCAAAGTGG CCTTCACCTACCACGAGTTCACGACGTGGCTGCGGGCGGTGACGCTGCCGCTGGTGGGACTGGCCTtcctctcactgtcctgggaGATCCTGGCTGCCCTGTACCG ctgtgcctgtgtCCGTGGCTGCTTCTGGAAGCTCTGGGCCATGCTTCAATGGGTCATCTTCGCCACCGCAGCCGTGGGGGTATTTGCCATCAGCCTG GTGCCCTTCACCTACATAGAGCTTGAGTCGAACGGGAAGCTGTGGCCCGGCATCCACCAGGCGTTTGGCGCAGTGCAGCGTCTCCAGCTCGTGAACTCCTACGGGCTGTTCCGCAGAATGACCGGCGTGGGGGGACGGCCCGAAGTGGTGTTGGAAGGCAGCTACGATGGGCAGAACTGGACG GAGATCGAGTTCATGTACAAGCCAGGGAACGTGAGCAGGCCTCCCCCCGTGGTGGCCCCACACCAGCCCCGGCTCGACTGGCAGATGTGGTTTGCGGCCCTGGgccaccacagcagcagcccctggtTCAGCAGCTTCGTGCACCGcctgctgcagggccaggaggaCG tgatccgcCTGGTGCAGGTCGATGAGTCCCAGTATCCCTTCAGCGCCCGCCCCCCTGTCTACATCCGTGCCCAGCTCTACAAGTACTGGTTCACCAGCAGCGCCGAGGGCAG CCACTCGTGGTGGCGTCGGCAGCGGGTGCAGGAGTTCTTCCCCACTGTGTCCCTGGGTGATCCCATGCTGGAGAACCTGCTCAACCAGCACGGGCTGAAG GACAAGACCCCAGCAAGGCGCCCATTGGCCACGGTGCTGCCACGGGTGCTCCAGTCGCTGCGCCAGCTCTGCCGCCCTGTGCCCAGCCCCGCCATCCTCTGGTCCCTCTACCTGGTGGTGGCCACTGCCTGCCTCCTGCGAGCCCTGCGCCGCCAGTGCCGGGGGGGGGCACCCCCCGCCTGCCACAAAGGGCCCCGGCGCGGGGACCCTGCGGACAGGGGGGGCACGGAGAAGAACGGGCACATGCGGAGGAGGGAGCCCCAGGAGAGGGGTGAGAGCCGGGCCTGCAGTGGCCCCGAGGCCTGCGGGGGTGGCCGCCATGGCACCAAGAGGAAGAAGTAG